One genomic region from Pseudoduganella lutea encodes:
- a CDS encoding FadR/GntR family transcriptional regulator, whose protein sequence is MMLKRPPVPQENHEPRLYRVVADRIAQLIREEGIEPGARLPSERDLATRLAVSRASLREALIALELGGVIEVRGGSGVYVCEVEPENTVPEAGPGPFEVLSARRLIEAEVAAIAARVATDNAIDAILKAVEEMEAHHANKTTNEMADRNFHLAIARATGNGALVGTMDYLWNQRGRLWHKLKEHFQTEELRQETLKDHRRIFEAIAAHDPAAARRAMRSHLERVTRTFSRG, encoded by the coding sequence ATGATGCTGAAACGTCCGCCCGTCCCGCAAGAGAACCATGAGCCGCGGCTTTACCGCGTGGTGGCGGACCGCATCGCGCAGCTGATTCGCGAAGAAGGAATCGAGCCCGGTGCACGCCTGCCGTCCGAGCGCGACCTGGCCACCAGGCTGGCCGTCAGCCGGGCTTCGCTGCGCGAGGCCCTCATTGCCCTGGAACTGGGCGGCGTGATCGAAGTGCGCGGTGGTTCCGGCGTGTATGTCTGCGAGGTGGAGCCGGAAAACACCGTGCCGGAAGCGGGCCCGGGTCCGTTCGAGGTGTTGTCGGCACGCCGGCTGATCGAAGCGGAAGTGGCGGCCATCGCGGCCCGCGTGGCCACCGACAATGCGATCGACGCGATCCTCAAGGCGGTCGAAGAGATGGAGGCGCATCACGCCAACAAGACGACCAACGAGATGGCCGACCGGAATTTCCACCTGGCGATCGCCCGCGCCACCGGCAACGGCGCGCTGGTGGGCACGATGGATTACCTGTGGAACCAGCGCGGCCGGCTGTGGCACAAGCTGAAGGAACACTTCCAGACCGAAGAGCTGCGCCAGGAAACGCTGAAGGATCACCGCCGCATCTTCGAAGCGATCGCCGCGCACGACCCGGCCGCCGCACGGCGCGCCATGCGCTCGCATCTGGAGCGCGTGACACGGACGTTCTCGCGCGGCTGA
- a CDS encoding TonB-dependent receptor, with product MNKRASMQTRFQQRLVLTSIALAAMAVANGAAAQEAAMQRIEVTGSSIKRLANEEALPVTSIKAEEFTQRGMTTLADVMMALPQSASLAPSNAGSGTNINLRGLGVNRTLVLLNGRRLANEAISAGYANLDVIPFSALQRVEILRDGASSLYGSDAIGGVVNFITKKEFEGVQVTGQYVTPERSGGGDERRATLTFGKGNLNRDGWSAYATVDFHDRSRLAAKDREQFSSDELLASLGRPRTLGSGGYAMPANFTTATNKNAQNPYAATCAEPYSTIGAKNTCTLNSNEYGTALYENEQISFYARAAKQISEDHTFTVEYTRGQSYIISARNPTQSVAVGGVAAQLPSTSKWYPGNSGGVPAMAGLNGAPLNVTWSVADYGLAAQKDKQVNQRLAFVDEGVLAGWDYRAGLVIGLSDRENFYQNGFFKGQGIHDGLKSGALNPFGLQDQAGRDYLASISVDGMKNRDSQTTYKGIDFSASRSLFAMAGGDAAIAVGADMSHQTTRDDKLAIQNEVQYLNSTSSHGEGQRNVYALYAELDLPVTKTLNVNLAVRDDYFSDFGNTINPKASFRWEATKNVMFRGSANTGFRAPTLFDAYGYRLPGATGKTSARWDDPLLCPSATPAITGTGTALPGYVSSEVCNVQLNKQVGSNSGLKPEKSKGFTLGVVFEPTKSMTLSFDYWNIRMKDMLANLPEQVYFQDPAKYADMFVRNADGTLAYIVNTTMNLGGQKAAGIDVSASYRFPRSTYGDFRVELDGTYLTQFDNQLFPGEEWVNNVGRFGAASNGTTSSFPIITYRWKHVLKMSWALGDWTAQATQNYNDKYEDQNLVAQTYWRDINSYKPWNLTVGYKGFKNTQLTFGITNVFDSAPPVTNHSGYSFGYLSSAASPIGRSYNLRASYTF from the coding sequence ATGAACAAGCGCGCAAGTATGCAAACCCGCTTCCAGCAACGGCTGGTACTGACCTCGATCGCACTGGCGGCAATGGCCGTGGCCAATGGGGCAGCCGCACAGGAAGCCGCGATGCAGCGCATCGAAGTGACGGGTTCCTCGATCAAGCGACTGGCCAATGAAGAAGCGCTGCCGGTCACGAGCATCAAGGCGGAAGAATTCACCCAGCGCGGCATGACCACGCTGGCCGACGTGATGATGGCGCTGCCGCAATCGGCATCGCTGGCACCGTCGAACGCCGGCTCCGGCACCAACATCAATCTGCGTGGCCTGGGCGTGAACCGCACGCTGGTACTGCTGAACGGCCGCCGCCTGGCCAACGAGGCGATCTCCGCCGGCTATGCCAACCTGGACGTGATTCCGTTCTCCGCGCTGCAGCGCGTCGAGATCCTGCGCGATGGCGCATCGTCGCTGTACGGTTCGGACGCGATCGGCGGCGTGGTCAACTTCATCACGAAGAAGGAATTCGAAGGCGTGCAGGTCACCGGCCAGTATGTGACGCCGGAACGCAGCGGTGGCGGCGACGAACGCCGCGCTACGCTGACCTTCGGCAAGGGCAACCTGAACCGCGACGGCTGGTCCGCGTATGCCACCGTCGACTTCCACGACCGTTCGCGCCTGGCCGCGAAAGACCGTGAGCAATTCAGCTCCGACGAGCTGCTGGCATCGCTGGGCCGCCCGCGCACGCTGGGCAGCGGCGGCTATGCCATGCCGGCCAACTTCACGACGGCCACCAACAAGAATGCGCAGAACCCGTACGCGGCCACCTGCGCCGAGCCGTATTCGACGATCGGCGCCAAGAATACCTGTACGCTGAACAGCAACGAGTACGGCACCGCGCTGTACGAGAACGAGCAGATCAGCTTCTACGCCCGTGCCGCCAAGCAGATCAGCGAAGACCACACGTTCACGGTCGAATACACGCGCGGCCAGTCGTACATCATCTCCGCCCGCAACCCGACGCAATCGGTGGCCGTGGGCGGCGTGGCGGCACAGTTGCCATCGACGTCGAAGTGGTACCCGGGCAACAGTGGCGGCGTGCCCGCCATGGCCGGCCTGAACGGCGCTCCGCTGAACGTGACCTGGTCGGTGGCCGACTACGGCCTGGCCGCGCAGAAGGACAAGCAGGTGAACCAGCGCCTGGCCTTCGTCGACGAAGGCGTGCTGGCCGGCTGGGACTACCGCGCCGGCCTCGTGATCGGCCTGTCCGACCGCGAGAACTTCTACCAGAATGGCTTCTTCAAGGGCCAGGGCATCCATGATGGCCTGAAGAGCGGCGCGCTGAACCCGTTCGGCCTGCAGGACCAGGCTGGCCGCGACTACCTGGCGTCGATCTCGGTCGACGGCATGAAGAACCGCGATTCGCAGACCACCTACAAGGGCATCGACTTCTCGGCCAGCCGTTCGCTGTTCGCGATGGCCGGTGGCGACGCCGCGATCGCGGTCGGTGCCGACATGAGCCACCAGACCACGCGCGACGACAAACTGGCGATCCAGAACGAAGTGCAGTACCTGAACAGCACGTCGTCGCATGGCGAAGGCCAGCGCAACGTGTACGCGCTGTACGCCGAACTGGACCTGCCGGTCACGAAGACGCTGAACGTCAACCTGGCCGTGCGCGACGACTACTTCAGCGACTTCGGCAATACGATCAACCCGAAGGCCAGCTTCCGCTGGGAAGCCACCAAGAACGTGATGTTCCGCGGTTCGGCCAACACGGGCTTCCGCGCGCCGACGCTGTTCGACGCCTACGGCTACCGCCTGCCGGGCGCCACCGGCAAGACGTCGGCGCGCTGGGACGATCCGCTGCTGTGCCCGAGCGCAACGCCGGCCATTACCGGCACCGGCACCGCGCTGCCGGGCTATGTGTCGTCCGAAGTCTGCAACGTGCAGCTGAACAAGCAGGTGGGCTCCAATTCCGGCCTGAAGCCGGAAAAATCGAAGGGCTTCACGCTGGGCGTGGTGTTCGAGCCGACCAAGTCAATGACGCTGTCGTTCGACTACTGGAACATCCGCATGAAGGACATGCTGGCCAACCTGCCGGAGCAGGTGTACTTCCAGGACCCGGCCAAGTATGCGGACATGTTCGTGCGTAACGCCGACGGCACGCTGGCCTATATCGTCAACACGACGATGAACCTGGGTGGCCAGAAGGCAGCCGGTATCGACGTATCGGCCAGCTACCGCTTCCCGCGCAGCACCTACGGCGACTTCCGGGTGGAACTGGACGGCACGTACCTGACGCAGTTCGACAACCAGCTGTTCCCGGGCGAGGAGTGGGTCAACAACGTGGGCCGTTTCGGCGCCGCGTCGAACGGCACCACGTCGAGCTTCCCGATCATCACGTACCGCTGGAAGCACGTGCTGAAGATGTCGTGGGCGCTGGGCGACTGGACCGCGCAGGCGACCCAGAACTACAACGACAAGTACGAAGACCAGAACCTCGTGGCGCAAACCTACTGGCGCGACATCAACTCGTACAAGCCGTGGAACCTGACGGTGGGCTACAAGGGCTTCAAGAACACGCAGCTGACGTTCGGCATCACCAATGTGTTCGACTCGGCACCGCCGGTCACGAACCACAGCGGTTACTCGTTCGGTTACCTGTCGAGCGCGGCCAGCCCGATCGGCCGTTCATATAACCTGCGCGCGAGCTACACCTTCTAA
- a CDS encoding rhamnogalacturonan acetylesterase, with translation MKQRFLSGAVAALLCVGGAQAADKPVRFILVGDSTMASNSGYGDAFCARVNRANTCINLAKGGRSSSSFRAEGRWDEVQGLLKGAAAYRTTYVLIQFGHNDQPGKPGRSTDLKTEFPVNMARYVDEVKALDGLPVLVTPLTRRMFKDGVLENTLVPWADAIRATAKEKQVPLLDLNADSYAAVQAMGEAQADTFAVAPKPAAAPVAIGAGVEPQGAAKSAFDYTHLGARGAKYFAAMVERELKAAIPAVTAEFKPEGE, from the coding sequence ATGAAGCAACGTTTCCTGTCGGGCGCTGTCGCGGCGCTGTTGTGCGTGGGCGGCGCCCAGGCCGCCGACAAGCCGGTGCGGTTCATCCTCGTCGGCGATTCGACGATGGCGTCGAACAGCGGCTATGGCGATGCGTTCTGCGCGCGCGTCAATCGCGCCAACACCTGCATCAATCTCGCGAAGGGCGGGCGCAGCTCGTCGAGTTTTCGCGCCGAAGGGCGCTGGGACGAGGTGCAGGGCCTGCTGAAAGGCGCAGCCGCCTACCGCACCACGTATGTGCTGATCCAGTTCGGCCACAACGACCAGCCGGGCAAGCCGGGCCGGTCGACCGATTTGAAGACAGAATTCCCCGTCAACATGGCCCGCTATGTCGACGAAGTAAAGGCCCTGGACGGCCTGCCGGTGCTGGTGACGCCGCTCACACGGCGCATGTTCAAGGACGGCGTGCTGGAAAACACGCTGGTGCCGTGGGCGGATGCGATCCGTGCCACCGCAAAGGAAAAACAGGTGCCTTTGCTGGACCTGAATGCCGACAGCTACGCGGCCGTGCAGGCCATGGGCGAGGCGCAAGCCGATACGTTCGCCGTGGCACCGAAGCCGGCCGCGGCGCCCGTCGCCATCGGAGCGGGCGTCGAGCCGCAGGGCGCCGCGAAGAGCGCGTTCGACTACACGCACCTCGGCGCCAGGGGCGCGAAATACTTCGCGGCGATGGTCGAGCGCGAACTGAAGGCGGCCATCCCGGCCGTGACGGCCGAGTTCAAGCCGGAGGGCGAATGA
- a CDS encoding pectinesterase family protein, giving the protein MMRAVLIAAAVFMAGGVHAQDTGAAGRPQLTAAEAKRYTIAEVLKTTGRAGAEKTDPWDPLADPLAQGAPFKADYVVDAAGRADGVTTFVSVQQAVNRAVIDAAAKPQGGRQYILVKPGTYRELVYVPASARPITLYGEGSDAADTVISAGLDAAIPVADYLKRHGPQFERLDPSIVAMHAQIAARAPTISTSGSMTVWTRNHGFQARKLTIENSYNKATGNARDECGERVCGTPDKPQARVSHQAVALLVEGADKAQFENVRLIGFQDTLYLKSSETRVTARSFFHKSYIEGDVDFIFGDTTAYFYRSEVKSLGDRTMSYVGAPNTNWRTKYGFVFNEVRFTNDGSPNALAGKFYLARQWFHNSRCSPYAPVAVEGYACTLGTESVYKAPKGTITPTVLETVGKMVVMNSRIGVHIDRNKPWSDWNAPGTLAYRPAQFSPDDFYKNLKNAGIDPVNHLGYRKQPSSGDAYLAEFNNAHE; this is encoded by the coding sequence ATGATGCGCGCCGTGCTGATCGCCGCGGCCGTGTTCATGGCCGGTGGCGTGCACGCACAGGATACCGGTGCCGCCGGCCGTCCCCAGCTCACCGCGGCTGAAGCGAAACGCTACACGATCGCCGAGGTGCTGAAGACAACGGGCCGCGCAGGCGCCGAGAAAACCGATCCGTGGGACCCGCTGGCCGACCCGCTGGCCCAAGGCGCGCCATTCAAGGCCGACTACGTCGTCGATGCCGCCGGCCGGGCCGATGGCGTGACGACGTTCGTCAGCGTGCAGCAGGCGGTCAACCGCGCGGTCATCGATGCCGCCGCGAAGCCACAGGGCGGGCGCCAGTACATCCTCGTCAAGCCGGGAACCTACCGCGAGCTGGTCTACGTGCCGGCATCGGCGCGGCCGATCACGCTGTACGGGGAGGGCAGCGATGCCGCCGATACCGTGATCTCGGCCGGGCTCGATGCCGCCATTCCCGTGGCCGACTACCTCAAGCGCCATGGGCCGCAGTTCGAGCGGCTCGATCCTTCGATCGTTGCCATGCACGCGCAGATCGCGGCCCGCGCACCCACCATCTCGACCAGCGGTTCGATGACGGTCTGGACGCGCAACCACGGCTTCCAGGCACGCAAGCTGACGATCGAGAACAGTTACAACAAGGCCACCGGCAATGCGCGCGACGAATGCGGCGAGCGCGTGTGCGGCACGCCGGACAAGCCGCAGGCGCGCGTCAGCCACCAGGCCGTGGCGCTGCTGGTCGAAGGTGCGGACAAGGCGCAGTTCGAGAACGTGCGGCTGATCGGTTTCCAGGACACGCTGTACCTGAAATCGAGCGAAACCCGCGTTACCGCGCGCAGCTTCTTCCACAAGTCCTATATCGAGGGCGACGTTGACTTCATCTTCGGGGACACCACCGCCTACTTCTACCGGAGCGAAGTGAAGTCGCTGGGCGACCGCACCATGTCCTACGTGGGTGCCCCGAACACCAACTGGCGCACGAAATACGGCTTTGTATTCAACGAGGTGCGCTTCACCAACGACGGCTCGCCGAATGCGCTGGCCGGCAAGTTCTACCTCGCACGCCAGTGGTTCCACAATTCGCGCTGCAGTCCCTATGCGCCGGTGGCTGTGGAAGGCTATGCGTGCACGCTGGGGACCGAGAGCGTCTACAAGGCGCCGAAGGGCACGATCACGCCCACGGTGCTGGAAACCGTCGGCAAGATGGTGGTGATGAATTCGCGCATCGGCGTGCACATCGACCGCAACAAGCCATGGTCGGACTGGAACGCGCCCGGCACGCTGGCTTACCGCCCGGCGCAGTTTTCACCGGATGATTTCTACAAGAACCTGAAGAACGCGGGCATCGACCCCGTCAACCACCTGGGCTACCGGAAGCAGCCCTCGTCAGGCGATGCATACCTGGCGGAATTCAACAATGCCCACGAGTAG
- a CDS encoding glycoside hydrolase family 28 protein has product MNSMMNSMRDQRVNEKRRAMMKAVSASSLALAGGGAALATGSANAAIADDPWGRAKEIVDRLNKPRRFRDQDFPITDFGAAQCKLVKIKAWISHDDQATVETQAPGSHDCYPAIKAAIEACHKAGGGRVVIPAGNWFVAGPIVLLSNVHVHLKKGANVLFSTQPADYAKYGEFDCGKHGKLVITRWQGNDCLNFASPIYAYGADNIALTGEDWTSILNGQGGVPFNGKDGDCWWTWKGKNRTINPASQANTPGYVEGKLTQRLPNPINPKSLKDVAPHLTEAERLHIQGEGERWRADEQYLPALSEAGVPLAQRVFGLGHFLRPTMIHIIGCTNVLLEGYEVKDTPFWQHHPVHCRNIVIRNVHCNSKGPNSDGFDPESCDMVLIEGCTFDTGDDCIAIKAGKDLDVQYGPSQNIVVQKCVMQSGHGAVTLGSEMAGGIQNVYAQDLVFENIHWATDPLNTAIRLKTNMNRGGYLKNFYVRNVKIPNGVQTSPSFYASLPNSPIESKTVAVAAGAVVTFDCDYTPTADTVRTRPPVVDNVQISHVTVGNVEVKKGPKKGQKAACYQAVVILGPVSNNYNGPQPMPQVPPVTNVTISDCDFGTTVSTEQPFFLYNVRGLKLNRVKIGGKEYNTTLSA; this is encoded by the coding sequence ATGAACAGCATGATGAACAGCATGAGAGACCAGCGCGTCAATGAAAAACGCCGCGCGATGATGAAGGCCGTATCGGCTTCCAGCCTGGCACTCGCCGGCGGCGGTGCCGCCCTGGCGACCGGTTCGGCCAACGCGGCCATCGCGGACGACCCATGGGGCCGCGCGAAGGAAATCGTCGACCGCCTGAACAAGCCGCGCCGCTTCCGCGACCAGGATTTCCCGATCACCGATTTCGGCGCTGCCCAGTGCAAGCTGGTGAAGATCAAGGCGTGGATTTCCCACGACGACCAGGCGACGGTCGAAACCCAGGCACCCGGCTCGCACGATTGCTACCCGGCGATCAAGGCCGCCATCGAGGCCTGCCACAAGGCGGGCGGCGGGCGCGTCGTGATCCCGGCCGGTAACTGGTTCGTGGCCGGCCCCATCGTGCTGCTGTCGAACGTGCACGTGCACCTGAAGAAGGGCGCCAACGTGCTGTTCTCCACGCAGCCTGCCGACTACGCGAAGTACGGCGAGTTCGACTGCGGCAAGCACGGCAAGCTGGTGATCACGCGCTGGCAGGGCAACGACTGCCTGAACTTCGCGTCGCCGATCTACGCCTACGGTGCCGACAACATCGCGCTGACCGGCGAAGACTGGACCAGTATCCTGAACGGCCAGGGCGGCGTGCCGTTCAATGGCAAGGATGGCGATTGCTGGTGGACGTGGAAGGGCAAGAACCGCACGATCAATCCGGCCTCGCAGGCGAACACGCCGGGCTACGTGGAAGGCAAGCTGACGCAGCGCCTGCCGAACCCGATCAACCCTAAATCGCTGAAGGACGTGGCGCCGCACCTGACGGAAGCGGAGCGCCTGCACATCCAGGGCGAGGGCGAGCGCTGGCGCGCCGACGAGCAGTACCTGCCGGCACTGTCCGAGGCGGGCGTGCCGCTGGCGCAGCGCGTGTTCGGCCTGGGCCACTTCCTGCGCCCAACGATGATCCACATTATCGGCTGCACCAACGTGCTGCTCGAAGGCTATGAAGTGAAGGACACGCCGTTCTGGCAGCACCACCCGGTCCACTGCCGCAACATCGTGATCCGCAACGTGCACTGCAACAGCAAGGGCCCTAACAGCGATGGCTTCGATCCCGAGTCGTGCGACATGGTGCTGATCGAAGGCTGCACGTTCGACACGGGCGACGATTGCATCGCCATCAAGGCCGGCAAGGACCTGGACGTGCAATACGGCCCGTCGCAGAACATCGTTGTGCAGAAGTGCGTCATGCAGAGCGGCCACGGTGCCGTCACGCTGGGCAGCGAGATGGCCGGCGGCATCCAGAACGTCTACGCGCAGGACCTCGTGTTCGAGAACATCCACTGGGCGACCGATCCGCTGAACACGGCGATCCGGCTGAAGACCAACATGAATCGCGGCGGCTACCTGAAGAACTTCTACGTGCGCAACGTGAAGATCCCGAACGGCGTGCAGACCAGCCCGTCGTTCTACGCGTCGCTGCCCAACTCGCCGATCGAATCGAAGACCGTGGCCGTGGCCGCCGGTGCCGTCGTCACGTTCGACTGCGACTACACGCCCACCGCCGACACCGTGCGCACCCGCCCGCCGGTGGTGGACAACGTGCAGATCTCCCATGTCACCGTGGGCAATGTCGAGGTGAAGAAGGGGCCGAAGAAAGGGCAGAAGGCGGCGTGCTACCAGGCTGTCGTCATCCTCGGCCCGGTCTCCAACAACTACAACGGCCCGCAGCCGATGCCGCAGGTGCCGCCAGTCACCAACGTGACGATCAGCGACTGCGACTTCGGCACCACCGTCAGCACCGAGCAGCCGTTCTTCCTGTACAACGTGCGCGGGCTGAAGCTGAACCGGGTCAAGATAGGCGGCAAGGAGTACAACACCACACTGTCTGCATAA
- a CDS encoding glycosyltransferase family 2 protein — translation MRLGITSIQRNRQPWIVEWLAFHMLAGFDRFYVYCHKCEDGMDGTLARLARHYPITVYRIGDCDKPQLAAYQHAWDKHQQEVDWMAFIDGDEFLFPTRAANMAEALAPYQDKALSALAVYWICYGSNGHVGDPGGLLLEDYPRHSEPGFGPNRHVKSIVRAGQPVRCTGSHLFTTPHGTVDEQLRPLTAPMLRDPTLSPTYEHFRINHYVTQHYDYFKQVKQDIGAADRTPHIVRPDHWFVGHDRNECDDGVASRFLPALKRKVAELQAVLKTENR, via the coding sequence ATGCGGCTTGGCATTACCTCCATCCAGCGCAACCGCCAGCCGTGGATCGTGGAGTGGCTCGCCTTCCACATGCTGGCCGGCTTCGATCGCTTCTATGTGTACTGCCACAAATGCGAAGACGGCATGGACGGCACACTGGCCAGGCTGGCGCGGCATTATCCGATCACGGTGTACCGGATCGGCGACTGCGACAAGCCGCAACTGGCCGCCTACCAGCACGCCTGGGACAAGCACCAGCAGGAAGTGGACTGGATGGCCTTCATCGACGGCGACGAGTTCCTGTTCCCCACCCGCGCCGCCAACATGGCCGAAGCGCTGGCGCCCTACCAGGACAAGGCGCTGTCAGCGCTGGCGGTGTACTGGATCTGCTATGGCAGCAACGGGCATGTCGGCGATCCGGGCGGCCTGCTGCTGGAAGACTATCCGCGCCACAGCGAACCGGGCTTCGGCCCGAACCGGCACGTCAAGTCCATCGTCCGCGCCGGGCAGCCGGTGCGCTGCACGGGATCGCACCTGTTTACCACGCCACACGGCACGGTCGACGAGCAACTGCGGCCGCTGACGGCGCCCATGCTGCGGGACCCGACCCTGTCACCCACGTACGAGCATTTCCGCATCAACCACTACGTGACCCAGCACTACGACTACTTCAAGCAGGTCAAGCAGGACATCGGCGCGGCCGACCGCACGCCGCACATCGTGCGGCCCGACCACTGGTTCGTCGGCCATGACCGCAACGAATGCGACGACGGGGTGGCGAGCCGCTTCCTGCCGGCGCTGAAGCGCAAGGTGGCGGAGCTGCAGGCTGTACTGAAAACGGAAAACCGGTAG
- a CDS encoding thioredoxin family protein, with protein MERTYQEAAPSRADIDALTGPALLEFGTNWCGYCRAAQAPLAEAYADYPGIRHFKVEDGPGRLLGRSFRVKLWPTMIFLQDGKEVARVVRPENAGEIRDAFAQIAQPG; from the coding sequence ATGGAACGTACTTACCAGGAGGCCGCCCCGTCGCGGGCCGACATCGACGCGCTCACCGGACCGGCCCTGCTCGAATTCGGCACCAACTGGTGCGGTTACTGCCGCGCCGCCCAAGCCCCGCTGGCCGAGGCCTACGCGGACTACCCCGGCATCCGGCACTTCAAGGTGGAGGACGGGCCCGGCCGCTTGCTGGGCCGTTCCTTCCGTGTCAAACTCTGGCCCACCATGATCTTCCTGCAAGACGGGAAGGAAGTGGCGCGCGTGGTGCGCCCGGAGAACGCCGGCGAAATCCGCGACGCGTTTGCCCAGATCGCCCAACCCGGCTGA
- a CDS encoding MFS transporter, with protein sequence MSQPHPAGRVNSPGTVLFASLIGTTIEFFDFYIYATAAVLVFPHLFFPAGDPTAATLQSLATFAIAFFARPVGSAVFGHFGDRVGRKATLVAALLTMGLSTVVIGMLPTYAQIGAWAPALLALCRFGQGLGLGGEWGGAVLLATENAPPGKRAWYGMFPQLGAPIGFFLSGGIFLLLSEVQTDEQFFSWGWRVPFLASALLVVVGLYVRLKINETPDFQKVLDKGERVEVPVKAVLVQHTRALVLGTMMAMATFVLFYLMTVFTLNWGVAGLGFTRQQMLIQQLIAVVFFGLTIPVAALLADRHGRRGTLIWVSAAIALFGLAFGPLFDSRSAVQVTLFLALGLGLMGMTYGPLGTILSELFPAEVRYTGASLTFNLAGIIGASLAPYIATKLATTYGLAYVGYYLSIAALLSLIALVLAKKS encoded by the coding sequence ATGTCCCAGCCTCACCCGGCCGGTCGAGTCAACTCGCCCGGCACCGTGCTGTTTGCCAGCCTGATCGGCACCACGATCGAATTCTTCGATTTCTATATCTACGCAACGGCCGCCGTCCTCGTCTTTCCCCACCTGTTCTTCCCGGCCGGCGATCCCACCGCCGCCACCCTGCAGTCGCTGGCCACGTTCGCCATTGCGTTCTTCGCCCGCCCGGTCGGCTCGGCCGTGTTCGGCCATTTCGGCGACCGTGTCGGCCGCAAGGCCACGCTGGTGGCCGCGCTGCTGACGATGGGGCTGTCCACCGTGGTCATCGGCATGTTGCCCACGTATGCGCAGATCGGCGCGTGGGCGCCGGCGCTGCTGGCGCTGTGCCGTTTCGGCCAGGGCCTCGGCCTGGGCGGGGAGTGGGGCGGCGCCGTGCTGCTGGCCACCGAGAATGCGCCGCCGGGCAAGCGCGCCTGGTATGGCATGTTCCCCCAGCTGGGCGCGCCGATCGGCTTCTTCCTCTCCGGCGGCATTTTCCTGTTGCTGTCGGAAGTCCAGACCGACGAGCAGTTCTTCAGCTGGGGCTGGCGTGTGCCGTTCCTGGCCAGCGCGCTGCTCGTGGTGGTGGGCCTGTATGTGCGGCTGAAGATCAACGAAACGCCGGATTTCCAGAAGGTGCTCGACAAGGGCGAGCGCGTCGAGGTGCCGGTAAAGGCCGTGCTGGTGCAGCACACCCGCGCGCTGGTGCTGGGCACCATGATGGCGATGGCCACCTTCGTGCTGTTCTACCTGATGACGGTGTTCACGCTGAACTGGGGCGTGGCCGGGCTGGGCTTCACGCGCCAGCAGATGCTAATCCAGCAATTGATCGCCGTGGTGTTCTTCGGCCTGACGATTCCGGTGGCGGCCTTGCTGGCCGACCGCCATGGCCGGCGCGGCACGCTGATCTGGGTCTCGGCCGCCATCGCGCTGTTCGGCCTGGCGTTCGGCCCGCTGTTCGATTCGCGCAGCGCCGTGCAGGTGACCTTGTTCCTGGCGCTGGGCCTGGGCCTGATGGGCATGACGTATGGCCCGCTGGGCACGATCCTGTCGGAACTGTTCCCGGCCGAGGTGCGTTACACGGGCGCGTCGCTGACGTTCAACCTGGCCGGCATCATCGGCGCTTCGCTGGCACCGTATATCGCCACCAAGCTGGCCACCACTTATGGCCTGGCGTACGTGGGGTATTACCTGTCGATCGCTGCTTTGCTCAGCCTGATCGCGCTGGTGCTGGCGAAAAAGTCTTAG